Proteins from one Acidobacteriota bacterium genomic window:
- a CDS encoding succinate dehydrogenase/fumarate reductase iron-sulfur subunit, which yields MKLTLHVWRQKDTQGKGGFETYELEDVSTHMSFLEMLDVLNQDLITKGEEPITFEHDCREGICGACGFVVNGVAHGHQKGSTVCQLHMRHFNDGDEITIEPWRAKAFPVLKDLVVDRSAFDRIMQAGGFITVRTGSAPDANAIPIPTDTLEYAMDFAECIGCGACVASCPNGAAMLFVGAKISHLGLLPQGQPERASRARRMVEAMEKEAFGACTNYRSCEAVCPKEISISGIAMMNKDYRKAAFAGADAPRGKKR from the coding sequence ATGAAGCTGACGCTGCATGTTTGGCGGCAGAAGGACACCCAGGGCAAGGGCGGCTTCGAGACCTATGAGCTCGAGGATGTCAGCACTCACATGTCGTTCCTCGAGATGCTCGACGTGCTGAACCAGGACCTGATCACCAAAGGGGAAGAACCGATCACGTTCGAGCATGACTGCCGCGAGGGGATCTGCGGGGCGTGCGGTTTCGTAGTCAACGGCGTCGCACACGGCCACCAAAAGGGGAGTACCGTATGTCAGCTGCACATGCGGCACTTCAACGACGGTGACGAGATCACGATCGAGCCGTGGCGCGCAAAGGCATTCCCGGTCCTCAAAGACCTGGTGGTCGATCGCTCGGCCTTCGACCGGATTATGCAGGCGGGGGGCTTCATTACGGTCCGAACGGGCTCGGCGCCGGACGCCAACGCGATACCGATTCCGACTGACACGCTCGAGTATGCGATGGACTTCGCGGAGTGCATCGGTTGCGGAGCGTGCGTCGCCTCGTGCCCGAATGGCGCCGCGATGTTGTTTGTCGGGGCCAAAATCTCGCACCTCGGGCTGCTGCCGCAGGGTCAACCGGAAAGGGCGTCACGTGCGCGGAGAATGGTCGAGGCGATGGAGAAGGAAGCGTTCGGCGCCTGCACCAACTACCGTTCCTGCGAGGCGGTGTGCCCGAAGGAAATCTCCATCTCCGGCATCGCCATGATGAACAAGGACTACCGTAAGGCAGCCTTCGCCGGCGCCGACGCCCCGCGAGGCAAGAAGCGGTAG